In one window of Chelmon rostratus isolate fCheRos1 chromosome 19, fCheRos1.pri, whole genome shotgun sequence DNA:
- the mctp1b gene encoding multiple C2 and transmembrane domain-containing protein 1 isoform X6, with amino-acid sequence MSGVGAPCSSGVTPERAVHSSGMYKLEIELKRGHNLAVRDRGGSSDPYVKFKLAGKEVFRSKTIHKNLNPVWDEKTTLIMDCLSEPLYVKVFDYDFGLQDDFMGSAYLYLESLEQQRTIPVTLVLKDPHHPDQDLGSLELAVTLTPKDSPIEERRDSTQSEVKAYRWKPYVNKTMLLRRSWKRSTKQQQSVRLSELHRKAQLWRGIVSIALIEGRNLIPMDPNGLSDPYVKFRLGHQKYRSKTVPKTLSPQWREQFDLHLYEETGGVLEITVWDRDTGRRDDFIGRCQLDLSSLAKEHTHHLELPLEESRGSVVLLVTLTASAHVSIADLSVTPLDDPQERREILKRYGVWKSFSNLRDVGIVQVKVMRAEGLMAADVNGKSDPFCVLELNNDRLQTHTVYKNLNPEWNKVFTFNVKDIHSVLEVTVFDEDRDRSADFLGRVAIPLLYIRNGEQKSYVLKNKELTGPTKGVIYLEIDVIYNTVKAALRTGVPAEQKYMEEEPKVSKHLLQQNFNRVKRCIMVLISYGTYINSCFEWESAQRSIISFVLFVVVVWNFELYMLPLALLLLLVWNYFFSSSRETADTSMEAMFEWEDEEEDKDDKESEHKGFMDKLYAIQDVFISVQNALDEVASHGERIKNTVNWTVPFLSWLAITALCSATVLLYLIPLRYLVLAWGVNKFTKKLRDPYMIDNNELLDFLSRVPSDVQVMQYRELKVDPGQSPNKRRRTNLS; translated from the exons ATGTCG GGTGTGGGTGCTCCATGCTCCTCGGGGGTCACCCCTGAGAGAGCCGTCCACAGCTCAGGGATGTACAAGCTGGAGATTGAGCTGAAGAGAGGACACAATCTGGCCGTCCGAGACAGAGGAG GCAGCAGTGATCCCTATGTCAAGTTCAAGCTCGCTGGTAAAGAGGTGTTCAGAAGCAAAACCATCCACAAAAACCTGAACCCAGTGTGGGATGAGAAAACGACTCTAATAATGGATTGTCTGAGCGAACCTTTGTATGTGAAG gtGTTCGACTATGACTTTGGCCTTCAAGATGACTTCATGGGCTCTGCGTACCTTTACCTGGAGTctctggagcagcagag GACGATACCTGTAACGCTGGTGCTGAAGGACCCTCACCACCCTGACCAGGACCTGGGCAGCCTGGAGCTGGCTGTCACCCTGACACCTAAAGACAGTCCTATAGAGGAGCGCCGAGACTCTACT CAGAGCGAGGTTAAGGCGTATCGGTGGAAGCCGTATGTGAATAAA ACTATGCTGCTCAGGAGGTCCTGGAAACGATCCACTAAG cagcagcagtcagtgcgTCTCTCAGAGCTGCACAGGAAAGCCCAGCTGTGGAGAGGAATCGTCAGCATCGCGCTCATCGAAGGCCGGAACCTGATTCCCATGGACCCCAACGGCCTGAGCGACCCCTACGTCAAGTTCAGACTGGGACACCAGAAGTACAGGAGCAAG ACGGTGCCAAAGACCCTGAGTCCGCAGTGGAGGGAGCAGTTTGACCTTCATCTGTATGAAGAGACGGGAGGAGTGTTGGAGATCACAGTGTGGGACAGAGACACCGGCAGGAGAGACGACTTCATTGGACG CTGCCAGCTGGATCTCTCCTCTCTGGCGAAGGAGCACACTCATCACCTGGAGCTGCCGCTGGAGGAGTCGCGGGGCTCCGTGGTGCTGCTGGTCACGCTGACGGCCTCCGCTCACGTCTCCATCGCCGACCTGTCCGTCACTCCGCTGGACGACCCGCAGGAGCGCAGGGAGATACTCAAACGATAC GGCGTGTGGAAGTCCTTCTCTAACCTCAGAGATGTGGGCATCgtgcaggtgaaggtgatgAGAGCAGAAGGACTCATGGCTGCAGACGTAAACG GTAAGAGCGATCCATTCTGTGTGCTGGAGCTGAATAACGacagactgcagacacacacggtTTACAAAAACCTGAATCCAGAGTGGAACAAAGTCTTCACCTT TAACGTGAAAGACATCCACTCTGTGCTGGAGGTGACGGTGTTCGatgaggacagagacaggagtGCTGACTTCCTGGGGAGGGTGGCCATCCCCTTATTATAC ATCCGTAACGGCGAGCAGAAGAGCTACGTGTTGAAAAATAAGGAGCTGACCGGTCCGACCAAAGGTGTCATCTACCTGGAGATCGATGTCATCTACAACACT GTTAAAGCTGCTTTGAGGACAGGCGTCCCTGCAGAGCAGAAATACATGGAGGAAGAACCAAAAGTCTCCaaacat ttgCTCCAGCAGAACTTCAACCGTGTGAAGAGGTGCATCATGGTCCTGATTAGCTACGGGACGTACATCAACAGCTGCTTTGAATGGGAGTCTGCACAGAGGAGCATCATCTCCTTCGTG CTGTTCGTGGTGGTGGTCTGGAACTTCGAGCTCTACATGTTGCcgctggctctgctgctgctgctggtctggaACTACTTCTTCTCCTCGAGCAGGGAAACAGCGGACACG tccATGGAGGCCATGTTTGAATgggaagatgaagaagaggacaaAGATGACAAG GAGTCGGAGCACAAAGGCTTCATGGACAAACTGTACGCCATCCAGGACGTGTTCATCAGCGTGCAGAACGCTCTGGACGAGGTGGCGTCACATGGAGAGAGGATAAAGAA caccGTTAACTGGACAGTGCCTTTTCTCAGCTGGTTGGCGATCACTGCCTTATGTTCGGCCACAGTGCTGCTCTACCTCATACCTCTCCGATACCTTGTGCTGGCGTGGG gtgtGAATAAATTTACCAAGAAGCTTCGGGATCCGTACATGATCGACAATAATGAGCTTCTGGACTTCCTCTCCAGAGTGCCGTCTGATGTCCAGGTG atgcAGTATCGTGAGCTGAAGGTCGACCCCGGACAAAGTCCCAACAAACGCAGGCGGACAAACCTGAGTTAG
- the mctp1b gene encoding multiple C2 and transmembrane domain-containing protein 1 isoform X7 — MYKLEIELKRGHNLAVRDRGGSSDPYVKFKLAGKEVFRSKTIHKNLNPVWDEKTTLIMDCLSEPLYVKVFDYDFGLQDDFMGSAYLYLESLEQQRTIPVTLVLKDPHHPDQDLGSLELAVTLTPKDSPIEERRDSTQSEVKAYRWKPYVNKTMLLRRSWKRSTKQQQSVRLSELHRKAQLWRGIVSIALIEGRNLIPMDPNGLSDPYVKFRLGHQKYRSKTVPKTLSPQWREQFDLHLYEETGGVLEITVWDRDTGRRDDFIGRCQLDLSSLAKEHTHHLELPLEESRGSVVLLVTLTASAHVSIADLSVTPLDDPQERREILKRYGVWKSFSNLRDVGIVQVKVMRAEGLMAADVNGKSDPFCVLELNNDRLQTHTVYKNLNPEWNKVFTFNVKDIHSVLEVTVFDEDRDRSADFLGRVAIPLLYIRNGEQKSYVLKNKELTGPTKGVIYLEIDVIYNTVKAALRTGVPAEQKYMEEEPKVSKHLLQQNFNRVKRCIMVLISYGTYINSCFEWESAQRSIISFVLFVVVVWNFELYMLPLALLLLLVWNYFFSSSRETADTSMEAMFEWEDEEEDKDDKESEHKGFMDKLYAIQDVFISVQNALDEVASHGERIKNTVNWTVPFLSWLAITALCSATVLLYLIPLRYLVLAWGVNKFTKKLRDPYMIDNNELLDFLSRVPSDVQVMQYRELKVDPGQSPNKRRRTNLS, encoded by the exons ATGTACAAGCTGGAGATTGAGCTGAAGAGAGGACACAATCTGGCCGTCCGAGACAGAGGAG GCAGCAGTGATCCCTATGTCAAGTTCAAGCTCGCTGGTAAAGAGGTGTTCAGAAGCAAAACCATCCACAAAAACCTGAACCCAGTGTGGGATGAGAAAACGACTCTAATAATGGATTGTCTGAGCGAACCTTTGTATGTGAAG gtGTTCGACTATGACTTTGGCCTTCAAGATGACTTCATGGGCTCTGCGTACCTTTACCTGGAGTctctggagcagcagag GACGATACCTGTAACGCTGGTGCTGAAGGACCCTCACCACCCTGACCAGGACCTGGGCAGCCTGGAGCTGGCTGTCACCCTGACACCTAAAGACAGTCCTATAGAGGAGCGCCGAGACTCTACT CAGAGCGAGGTTAAGGCGTATCGGTGGAAGCCGTATGTGAATAAA ACTATGCTGCTCAGGAGGTCCTGGAAACGATCCACTAAG cagcagcagtcagtgcgTCTCTCAGAGCTGCACAGGAAAGCCCAGCTGTGGAGAGGAATCGTCAGCATCGCGCTCATCGAAGGCCGGAACCTGATTCCCATGGACCCCAACGGCCTGAGCGACCCCTACGTCAAGTTCAGACTGGGACACCAGAAGTACAGGAGCAAG ACGGTGCCAAAGACCCTGAGTCCGCAGTGGAGGGAGCAGTTTGACCTTCATCTGTATGAAGAGACGGGAGGAGTGTTGGAGATCACAGTGTGGGACAGAGACACCGGCAGGAGAGACGACTTCATTGGACG CTGCCAGCTGGATCTCTCCTCTCTGGCGAAGGAGCACACTCATCACCTGGAGCTGCCGCTGGAGGAGTCGCGGGGCTCCGTGGTGCTGCTGGTCACGCTGACGGCCTCCGCTCACGTCTCCATCGCCGACCTGTCCGTCACTCCGCTGGACGACCCGCAGGAGCGCAGGGAGATACTCAAACGATAC GGCGTGTGGAAGTCCTTCTCTAACCTCAGAGATGTGGGCATCgtgcaggtgaaggtgatgAGAGCAGAAGGACTCATGGCTGCAGACGTAAACG GTAAGAGCGATCCATTCTGTGTGCTGGAGCTGAATAACGacagactgcagacacacacggtTTACAAAAACCTGAATCCAGAGTGGAACAAAGTCTTCACCTT TAACGTGAAAGACATCCACTCTGTGCTGGAGGTGACGGTGTTCGatgaggacagagacaggagtGCTGACTTCCTGGGGAGGGTGGCCATCCCCTTATTATAC ATCCGTAACGGCGAGCAGAAGAGCTACGTGTTGAAAAATAAGGAGCTGACCGGTCCGACCAAAGGTGTCATCTACCTGGAGATCGATGTCATCTACAACACT GTTAAAGCTGCTTTGAGGACAGGCGTCCCTGCAGAGCAGAAATACATGGAGGAAGAACCAAAAGTCTCCaaacat ttgCTCCAGCAGAACTTCAACCGTGTGAAGAGGTGCATCATGGTCCTGATTAGCTACGGGACGTACATCAACAGCTGCTTTGAATGGGAGTCTGCACAGAGGAGCATCATCTCCTTCGTG CTGTTCGTGGTGGTGGTCTGGAACTTCGAGCTCTACATGTTGCcgctggctctgctgctgctgctggtctggaACTACTTCTTCTCCTCGAGCAGGGAAACAGCGGACACG tccATGGAGGCCATGTTTGAATgggaagatgaagaagaggacaaAGATGACAAG GAGTCGGAGCACAAAGGCTTCATGGACAAACTGTACGCCATCCAGGACGTGTTCATCAGCGTGCAGAACGCTCTGGACGAGGTGGCGTCACATGGAGAGAGGATAAAGAA caccGTTAACTGGACAGTGCCTTTTCTCAGCTGGTTGGCGATCACTGCCTTATGTTCGGCCACAGTGCTGCTCTACCTCATACCTCTCCGATACCTTGTGCTGGCGTGGG gtgtGAATAAATTTACCAAGAAGCTTCGGGATCCGTACATGATCGACAATAATGAGCTTCTGGACTTCCTCTCCAGAGTGCCGTCTGATGTCCAGGTG atgcAGTATCGTGAGCTGAAGGTCGACCCCGGACAAAGTCCCAACAAACGCAGGCGGACAAACCTGAGTTAG
- the arrdc3b gene encoding arrestin domain-containing protein 3b: MVLGKVRALAIYFDSLNESNLPVFSGGELVSGRVVVEVTGDVRVKSLDITARGVAKVRWTESRNAGANTAYTQNYTEEVEYLHHYDTLIGEERDEDCPEEGLTVLHAGLHEFAFSFNLPQMALATSFEGKHGSVRYWVKAELHRPWLLPVKVKKEFIVFEHIDINTPLLLAPQAGTKEKTLCCWFCASGPISLSAKIERKGYTPGESIQIFAEVENCSSRVVVPKAALYQTQTFFAKGKGKQIQQLVSNLRGDPLLQGKSQSWEGKLLKIPPVSPSILDCPIIRVEYALVVYVDVPGGLNLSLSLPLVIGTIPLHACTTRTSSISSNCSTLSWLGLQERPEAPPSYSDLAISESQRRDCLQGCDRSAREGDDHGSLLTYITEFRYLPPPLYSEVDPYPDPVEVCGAADVRRPDTCPSR, from the exons ATGGTGCTGGGCAAAGTGAGGGCCTTGGCGATCTACTTTGACAGTCTGAATGAGAGCAACCTGCCGGTGTTCTCCGGCGGAGAGCTGGTGTCggggagggtggtggtggaggtgacCGGGGATGTGCGGGTGAAGAGCCTGGACATTACCGCCAGAGGAGTCGCAAAGGTCCGGTGGACCGAGTCGAGGAACGCCGGAGCCAACACGGCTTACACTCAGAACTACACGGAGGAGGTGGAGTACCTGCACCACTACGACACCTTgataggagaggagagag ATGAGGACTGTCCAGAGGAAGGTCTGACTGTTCTGCACGCCGGCCTGCACGAGTTTGCTTTCAGCTTCAACCTGCCTCAGAt GGCTCTGGCCACTTCCTTCGAAGGGAAGCACGGCAGCGTGAGGTACTGGGTGAAAGCTGAGCTGCACCGTCCATGGCTGCTCCCCGTCAAAGTAAAGAAAGAGTTCATTGTGTTCGAACACATCGACATCAACACGCCGCTGCTGCTG GCCCCTCAGGCTGGTACAAAGGAGAAAACCCTGTGCTGCTGGTTCTGCGCCTCAGGCCCAATCTCCCTCAGTGCCAAGATAGAGCGAAAGGGCTACACACCAG GCGAGTCGATCCAAATCTTCGCCGAGGTGGAGAACTGTTCATCCCGTGTCGTGGTGCCCAAGGCCGCTCTGTACCAGACCCAGACCTTCTTCGCCAAGGGCAAGGGCAAGCAGATCCAGCAGCTGGTGTCCAACCTGAGGGGGGACCCTCTACTGCAGGGGAAGAGCCAGAGCTGGGAGGGCAAACTGCTCAAGATCCCCCCGGTGTCCCCCTCCATCCTGGACTGCCCCATCATCAGGGTGGAGTACGCCCTCGTG GTGTATGTGGACGTTCCCGGGGGGCTAAATTTGTCTCTGTCGTTGCCCTTGGTGATAGGGACCATACCTCTCCACGCCTGCACCACCCGCACCTCCAGCATCAGCAGCAACTGCAGCACTTTGAGCTGGCTGGGCCTGCAGGAGAGACCTGAGG CGCCGCCGAGTTACAGCGATCTGGCAATATCAGAATCTCAAAGGCGGGACTGTCTGCAGGGCTGTGATAGGTCTGCCAGGGAGGGAGACGACCACGGATCTCTGCTAACATACATCACAGAGTTCAGATATCTGCCGCCGCCACTCTACTCTGAG GTCGACCCCTACCCCGACCCCGTGGAGGTGTGCGGGGCCGCGGACGTCAGGAGACCCGACACGTGTCCGTCCCGCTGA